The following proteins are co-located in the Nymphalis io chromosome 27, ilAglIoxx1.1, whole genome shotgun sequence genome:
- the LOC126778700 gene encoding uncharacterized protein LOC126778700, which translates to MPFENMAPLLIEGNTLGQKYKNYNKLVKETKQEQIADIDYEEPDLSNLLKIDIAIKNRNVNYILKVFQCDDMLYVSRAIKRSTWLVTEPQYAHVINPTYLYNELSPNMTARGFNKLILHIRIHLKDEKRVEEFFNYYIERDLKVAFKWLPNCSIQLIENIIQKHADDIPRRLLVRLCERSITCLYKYMHGVTSYYKRDTLASTMFLLKNNMEKYLDIVEACESYDVPRFGHKSTKLIMKRCNERVMKNLDKYAAYVHIPTFAKFIKPEDIKDFIMKNVKNEKMRSWFSYNKIKPFVQRLPVESRFEFVKEIFIDKKQEDLEDDIVAYCGENFKCKDSSSQHIYRWYTYAPFNTAFADLKKVIRTESNPTERTAMYGVMLTCAGKDMKNIHSLLKYYRENHINEPFKFKIQFVNLVISYTNTHNFDKETWGYLNDLFSSMEVYSESDKLVQNCVRSIILYRVTHDESVPDIIEKKFLFDTFKSHQEKLMGEQKEKVFLYLYNYLQSNIDNCKIKNKKELTKAVELLTNILNLLVDWKKELKEFPTILNKIKEIIQINKTNKWDVDISVLYNVKKTWKKLLFAESIILSPSQEACINALKHGPELLESYKAEVESLCLNDNILVDQFLKKVRVFWSHSLANSYKELFVDKLDQKNTHKAVVIGLCILLPKNELSNLIQKHVPSDTKIDWTQPDDFELSLRKHIASNLHKARPQPSPAAILLYAKGDYLQFSLPSLNAIFHNMSSKHTREHLPELLNSPVSLQKHGIRVAFAKLKHDELKKLFSDIWKTNKNSSIRAAVFNQTLDFLCKEKDPTAIGEIWELLSLFIDNLTAEESKSIYTKLSKVERVPMSVRPEFWMKSYRFLKSLPPKDNCDSLLKYLRNKMSDVMEFLDNDLIAEIFLESFDENFSTKQYEFQFLVAVFLLSTKTEEAQIARYRKVFVPILERSLAMWNKTHEGVYNVKCNLKEILMNLDNQFEDLVGRKKMFLPTSIYTDIFERLRKNLSITENYVMITTRQLALDYVQLYDEQMKLAETFIPNEGDGDDQDDSAKIKSVNKAIAQKLGALCVKYLKEDVSNNFPSIYILFAEAFHNIFNNFNFNDTNKMIALKVFLDFKDFIPGHLFVLQSLPKYIYDDDEKALKSELLKDIQNHRSVEIKMHYWYKQ; encoded by the exons ATGCCATTTG AAAACATGGCGCCATTGCTGATAGAAGGCAACACTTTAggacaaaaatataagaactaCAACAAACTAGTAAAAGAAACGAAACAAGAACAAATTGCAGATATTGATTACGAAGAACCTGATTTGAGTAACCTCTTAAAAATCGACATAGCCATCAAAAACAGGAATGTTAACTACATTCTCAAAGTGTTTCAATGTGATGATATGCTCTACGTGTCGCGAGCTATCAAACGATCCACGTGGCTCGTGACCGAACCACAATATGCTCACGTCATCAACCCCACATACCTGTACAACGAGCTGTCTCCGAACATGACGGCGAGAGGTTTCAACAAACTCATTCTTCATATAAGAATTCATCTGAAAGATGAGAAGCGCGTCGAAGAATTCTTCAACTATTATATAGAAAGAGATTTAAAAGTAGCTTTCAAGTGGTTGCCGAATTGTTCTATacaattaatagaaaatattatacagaaaCATGCAGACGACATTCCGAGACGTCTGCTTGTAAGGCTATGCGAGAGATCTATAACGTGTCTGTATAAGTACATGCACGGTGTGACGTCTTATTACAAACGCGACACGCTGGCGTCGACGATgttccttttaaaaaataacatggaGAAATACTTGGACATTGTCGAAGCGTGTGAGAGCTATGACGTTCCCAGGTTTGGACACAAGTCTACGAAGTTGATCATGAAGAGATGTAACGAGAGAGTTATGAAGAACCTCGATAAGTATGCTGCGTACGTCCACATACCGACGTTCGCGAAGTTTATTAAACCGGAAGACATCAAAGATTTCATAATGAAGAATGTCAAAAATGAAAAGATGCGTTCGTGGTTctcatataacaaaataaaaccctTCGTTCAACGTCTACCCGTAGAGAGTAGATTCGAGtttgttaaagaaatatttattgacaaaaaacaGGAAGACTTAGAAGACGATATCGTCGCGTACTGTGGTGAAAATTTCAAATGTAAGGACTCCTCGTCACAGCATATATACCGCTGGTACACGTACGCGCCCTTCAACACTGCCTTTGCGGATTTGAAGAAAGTAATCCGAACTGAATCTAACCCTACAGAGAGAACGGCCATGTATGGAGTAATGCTAACATGTGCTGGAAAGGATATGAAGAACATTCACTCGCTGCTGAAATACTATCGCGAGAATCACATCAATGAgccatttaaattcaaaatacaatttGTGAATCTTGTGATTAGTTACACGAACACGCACAACTTCGATAAGGAGACTTGGGGATACTTAAACGACTTGTTTAGTAGCATGGAAGTGTACAGTGAGTCAGATAAGCTCGTTCAGAACTGCGTGAGGTCCATAATACTGTACAGAGTCACCCACGACGAGAGCGTTCCTGACATTATCGAGAAGAAGTTTCTGTTCGACACTTTCAAGAGCCATCAGGAGAAATTAATGGGAGAACAAAAAGAAAaggtttttctatatttatataattatttacaatcaaaTATCGacaattgcaaaataaaaaacaaaaaggaaCTCACCAAGGCAGTGGAACtattgacaaatattttaaatcttctCGTCGATTGGAAGAAGGAACTTAAAGAATTTCCAacgattttgaataaaataaaagaaataattcaaaTCAACAAAACGAATAAATGGGATGTAGATATATCGGTGTTGTACAACGTTAAAAAAACGTGGAAGAAACTTTTATTTGCAGAGTCGATTATTTTGAGTCCTTCTCAAGAAGCGTGCATTAACGCGTTGAAGCACGGCCCAGAGCTATTGGAGTCGTACAAGGCGGAAGTGGAATCCCTTTGTCTGAACGACAATATACTGGTAGATCAATTCCTTAAAAAAGTTCGCGTTTTTTGGTCTCATTCTTTAGCTAACAGCTATAAAGAGTTGTTTGTGGACAAATTGGAccaaaaaaatacacacaagGCCGTAGTTATTGGACTATGTATATTACTTCCGAAAAACGAACTCtcgaatttaattcaaaaacatGTGCCAAGCGACACAAAAATTGATTGGACTCAACCTGACGACTTTGAGCTCAGTCTTCGCAAGCACATTGCATCTAACCTGCATAAGGCGAGGCCTCAACCGTCACCTGCCGCAATTCTATTGTATGCCAAAGGAGATTATCTTCAGTTTTCTCTGCCCTCATTAAATGCGATCTTTCACAACATGAGTTCCAAACATACCCGCGAACATCTGCCTGAGCTCCTAAATTCGCCGGTGTCTTTACAGAAACACGGTATCCGCGTTGCGTTTGCGAAACTCAAACACGACGAACTGAAGAAATTGTTTTCTGATATTtggaaaactaataaaaatagcaGCATTCGAGCGGCTGTCTTTAACCAAACTTTAGACTTTCTTTGTAAAGAAAAAGATCCAACGGCTATTGGAGAGATATGGGAGCTACTGAGTCTGTTCATCGACAACTTGACGGCGGAAGAGAGTAAAAGTATATACACGAAGCTTAGCAAAGTCGAAAGAGTACCGATGAGCGTGAGACCGGAGTTTTGGATGAAGAGCTACAGATTTCTGAAATCATTGCCTCCGAAAGACAACTGCGATAGCCTGCtgaaatatttaagaaacaaaatgaGCGACGTCATGGAGTTTCTCGACAATGACTTGATCGCTGAAATATTTCTAGAGTCGTTCGATGAAAACTTCAGCACAAAACAATATGAATTTCAATTTTTGGTTGCCGTATTCTTACTCTCCACGAAAACAGAGGAAGCACAAATCGCGCGCTATCGCAAAGTATTTGTTCCAATATTGGAACGTTCGCTTGCGATGTGGAACAAAACTCACGAAGGTGTTTACAACGTGAAGTGCAatctaaaagaaatattaatgaatcTGGATAACCAATTCGAGGATTTAGTTGGACGTAAGAAAATGTTCCTGCCCACTTCAATATACACGGATATATTCGAACGACTTCGTAAGAATTTATCAATTACAGAGAATTATGTTATGATAACGACACGCCAACTGGCATTAGACTATGTACAATTATATGACGAGCAGATGAAATTAGCTGAGACATTTATACCAAATGAAGGAGACGGTGATGACCAAGACGATAGTGCTAAAATCAAATCAGTTAACAAGGCAATCGCCCAGAAACTGGGCGCGCTCTGTGTAAAGTACTTAAAGGAAGATGTTTCAAACAATTTCCCATCCATTTATATACTTTTCGCTGAAgcgtttcataatatatttaacaattttaatttcaatgatacAAACAAAATGATTGCTCTAAAAGTTTTTCTAGATTTCAAAGATTTCATTCCGGGCCACCTGTTCGTGCTCCAATCTCTACCGAAGTACATTTACGATGACGACGAGAAAGCCTTGAAATCTGAATTACTGAAGGACATACAGAACCACAGATCTGTGGAAATTAAAATGCATTACTGGTACAAGCAGTGA